Proteins encoded within one genomic window of Spiribacter curvatus:
- a CDS encoding 3-oxoacyl-ACP synthase III family protein, which translates to MNRSAAVVATGRYLPERLVSNDELRARFAAKGQAGAIDRFETGSGINQRYRAAPDQATSDLAAAAARNVLERAGCHASDLDLIILGTDTPDRITPATSVIVQAKLGAAQAGTMDIGCACASFPTALATAAGLIATNPSLTRIMVIGAYMMQRLADPDDPMIFFYGDGAGAALMMPTDGPGLITSAFLADGGYADHWGIAAGGTAEPASQAAVAAGRTRVRVQQRYPPAINEHGWPRIMRRLASQGDFPLSAVDQAVFTQINAASIDDACATLDLAAERAPKLMDRYGYTGSACIPIALDHLIETGLAGPGDLVTLVGSGVGYNMAGVALRLEENANP; encoded by the coding sequence ATGAACCGGTCCGCCGCCGTCGTTGCCACCGGGCGCTACCTTCCGGAGCGCCTTGTGAGCAACGACGAGCTGCGGGCCCGCTTTGCGGCCAAGGGCCAGGCCGGCGCCATCGATCGTTTCGAGACCGGCTCCGGCATCAACCAGCGCTATCGGGCGGCACCCGACCAGGCCACCTCGGATCTGGCCGCCGCGGCCGCCCGGAACGTGCTCGAGCGGGCCGGCTGTCACGCCAGTGATCTCGACCTGATCATCCTCGGCACTGATACCCCCGATCGGATCACCCCCGCGACCAGCGTGATCGTTCAGGCCAAACTCGGCGCCGCCCAGGCGGGGACAATGGATATCGGCTGCGCCTGTGCATCGTTTCCGACCGCGCTTGCCACCGCCGCCGGGCTGATCGCGACCAATCCCTCGCTGACGCGGATCATGGTCATCGGCGCCTACATGATGCAGCGCCTCGCCGATCCGGATGATCCGATGATCTTTTTCTATGGCGACGGTGCCGGTGCGGCACTGATGATGCCCACCGACGGCCCCGGCCTGATCACCAGCGCCTTTCTGGCCGACGGCGGATACGCCGATCACTGGGGCATCGCCGCCGGTGGCACCGCCGAACCGGCCAGTCAGGCCGCCGTGGCGGCCGGCCGCACCCGGGTGCGCGTACAGCAGCGCTACCCGCCCGCAATCAATGAACACGGGTGGCCGAGGATCATGCGGCGCCTGGCAAGCCAGGGCGATTTCCCGCTGAGCGCGGTGGATCAAGCGGTCTTCACCCAGATCAATGCCGCCAGTATCGATGACGCCTGCGCCACGCTGGATCTGGCGGCGGAACGGGCGCCCAAACTCATGGATCGTTATGGCTATACCGGCTCGGCCTGTATCCCCATTGCCCTCGATCACCTCATCGAAACCGGTCTTGCCGGGCCCGGGGATCTGGTCACGCTGGTGGGATCCGGCGTAGGTTACAACATGGCGGGCGTCGCCCTGCGACTGGAGGAGAACGCAAACCCATGA
- the lpdA gene encoding dihydrolipoyl dehydrogenase, with amino-acid sequence MSQAKEVRVPDIGDFDAVEIIEVLVGPGDTVEAESSLITLESDKATMEVPAPFDGRIESLSVSVGDKVAEGDVIAMAVPAEGGAASSGEAAPAESAASEAPAPAASAPEPTPAAAASTSANQAAPDSPDCDLLVVGAGPGGYSAAFRAADMGLKTILVERYPSLGGVCLNVGCIPSKALLHAAKVIDDAAFFADNGIEFGEPKIDLKKLESWKSGVVGKLTGGLVGLAKQRNVETVHGPAQFVDDYRVKVDTADGERSISYRNVIIAAGSRPIAPPGFDLDHPRVMDSTDALKLEEVPKRMLVVGGGIIGLEMASVYHALGSEITVVELADRLMTGADPDIVKPFRKIIDKRYANIFLNTKVTALKPDDDGVSVEFEGGKAPAEDRFDRVLVSVGRRPNTDRLNLEATSLELMDNGCIPADDQMRTRVDHIFAIGDLIGQPMLAHKAVHEGKVAAEVAAGEKSAFDARVIPSVAYTDPEVAWVGVTQEQAKAEGMDVEIASFPWAANGRSLSLGRDEGITKLIFERDTERVVGAGIVGPNAGDLIAEVGLAIEMGADMHDIGLTIHPHPTISETVGMAAEAAAGTLTDLYIPKKKR; translated from the coding sequence ATGTCACAAGCCAAGGAAGTTCGCGTCCCCGATATCGGCGACTTCGACGCGGTCGAGATCATTGAGGTGCTGGTCGGTCCGGGCGATACGGTGGAGGCCGAGAGCTCGCTCATCACCCTCGAGAGCGACAAGGCCACCATGGAGGTGCCGGCGCCGTTCGACGGGCGGATCGAGTCGCTGTCGGTCAGCGTTGGCGACAAGGTGGCCGAGGGCGATGTGATTGCCATGGCGGTGCCCGCCGAGGGCGGTGCCGCCAGCAGCGGGGAAGCGGCCCCCGCCGAGTCAGCCGCCAGCGAGGCACCCGCTCCGGCAGCCAGCGCGCCAGAGCCGACACCCGCGGCCGCGGCATCCACATCCGCCAATCAGGCCGCACCCGATTCGCCCGACTGCGATCTCCTCGTCGTGGGTGCCGGACCAGGCGGGTACAGCGCTGCCTTCCGGGCCGCCGACATGGGGCTGAAGACGATCCTGGTCGAGCGCTATCCGAGTCTCGGCGGCGTCTGCCTGAATGTCGGCTGCATCCCCTCGAAGGCGCTGCTGCACGCCGCCAAGGTCATCGATGATGCGGCGTTCTTCGCCGACAACGGCATCGAGTTCGGTGAGCCGAAAATCGATCTGAAAAAGCTCGAGTCGTGGAAGTCCGGCGTGGTCGGCAAGCTGACCGGCGGTCTGGTCGGGCTCGCCAAACAGCGCAATGTCGAGACGGTTCACGGACCGGCGCAGTTCGTTGATGACTATCGCGTCAAGGTCGACACCGCTGATGGCGAGCGCTCGATCAGCTACCGCAACGTGATCATCGCGGCGGGCTCACGCCCCATCGCGCCACCGGGCTTTGATCTGGACCATCCACGCGTCATGGACTCCACCGATGCCCTCAAGCTCGAGGAGGTGCCCAAGCGCATGCTCGTCGTCGGTGGCGGCATCATCGGCCTCGAAATGGCATCGGTCTATCATGCCCTCGGCAGCGAGATCACCGTGGTCGAACTGGCCGACCGGCTGATGACGGGGGCCGACCCGGACATCGTCAAGCCGTTCCGCAAGATCATCGACAAGCGCTACGCCAATATCTTCCTCAATACCAAGGTGACGGCGCTCAAGCCCGACGATGACGGCGTCAGCGTCGAGTTCGAGGGCGGCAAGGCCCCGGCCGAGGATCGTTTCGACCGCGTGCTGGTGTCGGTGGGCCGGCGGCCCAACACCGACCGGCTCAACCTCGAGGCCACCAGCCTTGAGCTGATGGATAACGGCTGCATCCCGGCGGATGATCAGATGCGCACCCGGGTTGATCACATCTTCGCCATCGGCGATCTGATCGGTCAGCCGATGCTGGCGCATAAGGCGGTTCACGAGGGCAAGGTGGCCGCCGAGGTCGCGGCCGGCGAGAAGAGCGCCTTCGATGCGCGGGTCATCCCGTCGGTGGCCTACACCGACCCCGAGGTCGCCTGGGTGGGTGTCACCCAGGAACAGGCCAAGGCCGAGGGCATGGATGTCGAGATCGCCAGCTTCCCCTGGGCGGCCAACGGCCGTTCGCTGTCACTGGGCCGCGATGAAGGCATTACCAAGCTCATTTTCGAGCGCGATACCGAACGCGTCGTGGGCGCCGGCATCGTCGGGCCCAACGCCGGCGATCTGATCGCCGAGGTGGGCCTCGCCATCGAGATGGGCGCCGACATGCACGACATCGGCCTGACCATCCACCCGCATCCCACCATCTCCGAGACGGTGGGCATGGCGGCGGAAGCCGCGGCCGGGACGCTGACGGATCTGTACATACCCAAGAAGAAACGCTGA
- the aceE gene encoding pyruvate dehydrogenase (acetyl-transferring), homodimeric type: MAAKMTPIPTPDDLDPQETQEWLEAIESVLEYEGPERAQFLLEQLVDKARRSGGQLPFKATTAYQNTIPTQHEQPFPGDQALESRIRSIIRWNAMAMVVQANRDRDGIGGHIASFASSATLYEVGFNHFWRAPSEDHGGDLVFMQGHSAPGIYARAYLEGRLDDDDLHNFRADLAKSGKPLSSYPHPWLMPDFWQLPTVSMGLGPIMGVYQARFLKYLHNRGIVDTANRKVWVFCGDGEMDEPESLGAIGVAAREGLDNLIFVINCNLQRLDGPVRGNGKIIQELEGEFRGAGWNVLKVLWGSEWDPLLAKDSQGLLRRRMDEAVDGEYQNFKAKGGAYTREHFFGKYPELKAMVANMSDEDIWQLKRGGHDSNKVYNAYRAATEHEGQPTVILAKTVKGYGMGEAGEGQNITHQQKKMAENALKDFRDRFHIPVPDEKVADAPFYKPAEDSPEIKYLHERREALGGYLPERRITAEPVEIPDLSAFQVLLKDSGEREMSTTMAFVRALSIIARDKGLTSRLVPIVPDEARTFGMEGLFRQLGIYASEGQLYEPQDADQLMYYREDQKGQILQEGINEAGAMSSWIAAATAYANHGIEMIPFFAYYSMFGYQRVGDLWWAAGDMQAKGFLMGGTAGRTTLNGEGLQHEDGHSHLMTAALPNCRSFDPTFAYEMAVIIQDGMKRMYQEQESVFYYITMMNENYHQPAMPEGAEDGITRGMYLFQRGESGERRVQLMGSGSILIEVIAAADLLKQDWGVDSDIWSCTSFTELRRDGIDCERHNMLHPEDAPRVPYVQQCLADHQGPAIASTDYMRAFADQIRPYIDRHYVVLGTDGYGRSDTRENLRRFFEVDRYYVTVAALKALADEGTIKADQVSKAIAHYNIDTDAPNPVTV, encoded by the coding sequence ATGGCAGCAAAAATGACGCCCATACCGACGCCGGACGACCTGGATCCGCAGGAGACGCAGGAGTGGCTCGAGGCGATCGAGTCGGTCCTCGAATATGAAGGGCCGGAGCGGGCGCAATTTCTGCTCGAACAATTGGTGGACAAGGCCCGGCGCAGCGGCGGGCAGCTCCCCTTCAAGGCCACCACCGCCTATCAGAACACCATCCCGACCCAGCACGAGCAGCCGTTCCCGGGTGATCAGGCGCTGGAATCACGGATCCGCTCGATCATCCGCTGGAATGCCATGGCGATGGTGGTCCAGGCCAACCGCGACCGTGATGGGATCGGCGGGCATATCGCCTCGTTCGCCTCATCGGCGACGCTCTACGAGGTGGGCTTCAACCATTTCTGGCGCGCGCCAAGCGAGGATCATGGCGGTGATCTGGTGTTCATGCAGGGCCACTCGGCGCCGGGGATCTACGCCCGTGCCTACCTTGAAGGCCGTCTCGACGACGATGACCTGCACAATTTCCGCGCCGACCTCGCCAAGAGCGGCAAGCCGCTGTCCTCCTATCCGCATCCATGGCTGATGCCCGACTTCTGGCAGCTGCCGACGGTGTCCATGGGACTGGGCCCGATCATGGGCGTCTACCAGGCACGCTTTCTCAAGTACCTCCACAACCGCGGCATCGTCGATACCGCCAACCGCAAGGTCTGGGTATTCTGCGGCGATGGCGAGATGGACGAACCCGAGAGCCTTGGGGCCATCGGTGTCGCCGCCCGCGAGGGCCTCGACAACCTGATCTTCGTGATCAACTGCAACCTCCAGCGCCTTGATGGCCCGGTGCGGGGTAATGGCAAGATCATCCAGGAACTCGAGGGCGAGTTCCGCGGCGCCGGCTGGAACGTTCTCAAGGTACTCTGGGGCTCGGAGTGGGATCCGCTGCTCGCCAAGGACTCGCAGGGCCTGCTCCGGCGGCGCATGGACGAAGCGGTCGACGGCGAGTACCAGAACTTCAAGGCCAAGGGCGGCGCTTATACCCGGGAGCACTTCTTCGGCAAGTACCCCGAGCTAAAGGCGATGGTCGCGAACATGTCTGACGAGGACATCTGGCAGCTCAAGCGCGGCGGCCACGACTCGAACAAGGTCTACAATGCCTACCGCGCGGCGACCGAACACGAGGGTCAGCCGACCGTCATCCTCGCCAAGACGGTGAAGGGCTATGGCATGGGTGAGGCCGGCGAGGGCCAGAACATCACCCATCAGCAGAAGAAGATGGCGGAAAACGCCCTCAAGGATTTCCGCGATCGCTTCCATATCCCGGTGCCCGACGAGAAGGTGGCCGATGCACCGTTCTACAAGCCGGCCGAGGACTCGCCGGAGATCAAGTACCTCCACGAGCGCCGCGAGGCGCTGGGTGGCTATCTACCGGAGCGCCGCATCACCGCCGAGCCCGTGGAGATCCCGGATCTCTCCGCCTTCCAGGTGCTGCTCAAGGACAGTGGCGAGCGCGAGATGTCCACCACCATGGCGTTCGTCCGGGCGCTGTCGATCATTGCCCGCGACAAGGGGCTGACCTCGCGCCTGGTCCCGATCGTGCCCGATGAGGCGCGGACCTTCGGCATGGAGGGTCTGTTCCGTCAGCTCGGCATCTACGCCTCGGAGGGTCAGCTCTACGAACCGCAGGATGCCGATCAGCTGATGTACTACCGCGAGGATCAGAAAGGTCAGATCCTGCAGGAGGGCATCAACGAGGCGGGCGCCATGTCCAGCTGGATCGCCGCCGCGACCGCCTATGCCAACCACGGCATCGAGATGATTCCATTTTTCGCCTACTACTCGATGTTCGGCTACCAGCGAGTGGGCGATCTGTGGTGGGCGGCCGGCGACATGCAGGCCAAGGGCTTTCTCATGGGCGGTACCGCCGGGCGCACGACGCTGAATGGTGAGGGACTGCAGCACGAGGATGGACACAGCCATCTGATGACCGCGGCGCTACCCAACTGCCGCTCCTTTGACCCGACCTTCGCCTATGAGATGGCCGTGATCATCCAGGATGGCATGAAGCGGATGTATCAGGAGCAGGAGTCGGTCTTCTACTACATCACCATGATGAACGAGAACTACCATCAACCGGCGATGCCGGAGGGTGCCGAGGACGGCATCACCCGGGGCATGTACCTGTTCCAGCGGGGTGAGAGCGGCGAGCGTCGCGTGCAGCTGATGGGCTCCGGCAGCATCCTCATCGAGGTCATCGCTGCAGCGGATCTGCTCAAGCAGGACTGGGGCGTCGACAGTGATATCTGGAGCTGCACCTCCTTCACCGAGCTGCGTCGCGATGGCATCGACTGCGAGCGTCACAACATGCTGCATCCAGAGGACGCCCCGCGGGTTCCCTACGTCCAGCAGTGCCTCGCCGATCATCAGGGGCCGGCCATCGCCTCCACTGACTACATGCGGGCCTTTGCCGATCAGATCCGGCCCTACATTGACCGGCACTATGTGGTGCTGGGCACGGATGGCTACGGCCGGTCCGACACGCGCGAGAACCTGCGTCGCTTCTTCGAAGTGGATCGTTACTACGTGACCGTGGCGGCCCTCAAGGCACTCGCGGACGAGGGCACCATCAAGGCCGATCAGGTCAGCAAGGCGATCGCCCACTACAACATCGATACCGACGCCCCTAACCCGGTCACGGTCTAG
- the hemF gene encoding oxygen-dependent coproporphyrinogen oxidase, with amino-acid sequence MIDADAIRRYLLDLQDRICTELTALDGSGFREDAWDRDAGGGGRTRVLSNGGTFEQAGVNFSHVFGHALPATASERRPELAGRHFQALGVSLVVHPRNPYIPTSHANVRFFLAEAEDADPVWWFGGGFDLTPFYPFDEDCRHWHQIAHDAVAPWGDDLYPRFKTWCDDYFYLPHRGETRGIGGLFFDDFDRGGFESAFGLMRSVGDGYMAAYRPIVEARQGTPYTERERDFQLYRRGRYVEFNLLFDRGTKFGIQSGGRTESILMSMPPLARWEYDYQAADGTPEADLAHRYLVPQTWIQSDGQPSHK; translated from the coding sequence ATGATCGATGCCGACGCCATTCGCCGTTATCTCCTCGACCTCCAGGACCGGATCTGTACCGAGCTCACCGCGCTCGACGGCAGCGGCTTCCGCGAAGACGCCTGGGACCGTGATGCCGGCGGCGGGGGGCGGACGCGCGTGCTGAGCAACGGTGGTACCTTTGAGCAGGCCGGCGTCAATTTCTCGCACGTCTTCGGTCATGCCCTGCCGGCCACGGCGAGTGAACGGCGCCCCGAGCTCGCGGGCCGCCACTTCCAGGCGCTCGGCGTCTCACTGGTGGTCCACCCCCGCAATCCCTACATACCCACCTCACATGCCAATGTGCGGTTTTTCCTCGCCGAGGCGGAGGACGCCGATCCCGTCTGGTGGTTCGGTGGCGGGTTCGATCTGACACCTTTCTATCCCTTCGACGAAGACTGCCGGCACTGGCACCAGATCGCCCACGATGCCGTCGCCCCCTGGGGCGATGACCTCTATCCGCGCTTCAAGACCTGGTGTGATGACTACTTCTACCTGCCCCATCGCGGAGAGACGCGTGGCATTGGCGGACTTTTCTTTGATGACTTCGACCGCGGCGGATTCGAGTCAGCATTCGGGCTCATGCGCTCGGTCGGAGATGGCTACATGGCGGCCTACCGCCCCATCGTAGAGGCCCGTCAGGGAACCCCATACACCGAGCGTGAGCGTGACTTCCAGCTCTATCGCCGGGGTCGCTATGTCGAGTTCAACCTCCTCTTCGACCGGGGTACCAAGTTCGGTATCCAGTCTGGCGGCCGGACCGAATCGATCCTCATGTCCATGCCGCCGCTGGCACGCTGGGAATACGACTATCAGGCCGCTGACGGCACCCCCGAGGCTGATCTGGCCCACCGATACCTCGTGCCACAGACCTGGATCCAGTCGGACGGGCAGCCGTCACACAAGTGA
- a CDS encoding molybdenum cofactor biosynthesis protein MoaE gives MTERVDAAAIDLDQLFDDTASADAGAVVVFGGTVRRHHAGQSVTDIEYSAYAPLAERALATVESEALSRFDIISCAIRHRTGRLAVGELSVVVVVRAAHRAEAFDAARFAIDRLKATAPVWKRETYADGSQVYQQGETLPGAGESVE, from the coding sequence GTGACGGAACGCGTCGATGCCGCAGCGATTGATCTTGACCAGCTGTTCGATGATACCGCGTCGGCGGACGCCGGTGCAGTCGTGGTCTTTGGTGGCACCGTCCGCCGTCATCATGCCGGTCAGTCAGTCACCGACATCGAGTACTCGGCCTATGCGCCGCTTGCTGAACGCGCCCTCGCGACGGTGGAATCCGAAGCGCTGTCGCGGTTCGATATCATCAGTTGCGCCATCCGTCATCGCACCGGCCGGCTTGCGGTGGGTGAGCTGAGTGTCGTGGTCGTGGTGCGTGCCGCCCATCGGGCCGAGGCGTTCGATGCGGCACGATTCGCCATTGACCGGCTCAAGGCAACGGCACCGGTGTGGAAGCGCGAGACTTATGCCGATGGATCGCAGGTCTATCAACAGGGCGAGACGCTGCCGGGCGCGGGTGAGTCGGTCGAATGA
- the moaA gene encoding GTP 3',8-cyclase MoaA, whose amino-acid sequence MTQPITDQYDRPLRDLRISLTDRCNFRCGYCMPRALFGADHAFLPRRELLSFEEIARLAAVFSRIGVRKLRLTGGEPLLRRGLETLVEQLRGIPGIDDISLTTNASLLTREKAHALRAAGLDRITVSLDGIDDTTFQRMNDVGFPVARVLAGIDNAEAAGLGPIKINMVVQKGVNDHDIPAMAAHFRGTAHIVRFIEYMDVGNSNGWRYDHVVPSREVLDGIEARWPVEPLAPNERGEVASRYRYRDGGGEIGLISSVTQPFCGTCKRARLSAEGRLYTCLFASDGHDLRQRLREGGVTRSSTRR is encoded by the coding sequence ATGACACAACCCATCACCGATCAGTACGACCGGCCACTGCGGGATCTGCGCATCTCGCTGACCGACCGCTGCAACTTCCGCTGTGGTTACTGTATGCCCCGGGCGCTGTTCGGCGCCGATCATGCCTTTCTGCCGCGCCGGGAATTACTCTCGTTCGAGGAAATCGCCCGGTTGGCCGCGGTGTTCTCGCGGATCGGTGTGCGCAAGCTGCGCCTGACCGGGGGCGAACCCCTGCTACGTCGGGGGCTGGAGACACTGGTGGAGCAGCTGCGCGGCATCCCCGGCATTGACGACATCAGCCTGACCACCAACGCCTCGCTGCTGACCCGGGAGAAGGCGCATGCACTCCGCGCCGCCGGTCTTGACCGGATCACCGTCAGCCTCGACGGCATCGATGACACCACGTTCCAGCGCATGAACGATGTCGGCTTCCCGGTGGCCCGCGTGCTCGCGGGCATCGACAACGCCGAGGCCGCCGGCCTGGGGCCGATCAAGATCAACATGGTGGTGCAGAAGGGCGTCAACGATCACGACATCCCGGCAATGGCGGCGCATTTCCGCGGCACGGCCCATATCGTGCGTTTTATCGAGTACATGGATGTCGGCAACAGCAATGGCTGGCGGTACGATCACGTCGTGCCATCCCGCGAGGTCCTGGATGGCATCGAGGCCCGCTGGCCGGTCGAGCCCCTCGCGCCGAACGAACGCGGCGAGGTGGCATCGCGTTACCGGTATCGGGATGGCGGCGGGGAGATCGGCCTGATCAGCTCGGTCACCCAGCCCTTCTGCGGGACCTGCAAGCGGGCCCGACTGTCAGCCGAGGGCAGGCTCTATACCTGTCTGTTCGCCAGCGACGGCCACGATCTGCGCCAACGCCTGCGCGAGGGGGGAGTGACGAGGTCATCCACGCGGCGCTGA
- a CDS encoding L-threonylcarbamoyladenylate synthase, producing MGPANPALRRIRDAVLAGGVGAYPTEGVWGLGCDPLNTAAIRRLIRLKGRGTDKGLIVIAADTAQLEGLVEWPVQASIRDTMLATWPGPVTWVMQAADGLPALLTGGRSTIAVRVTRHPPVVDLCRRVGSALVSTSANHSGRPACRRSWQVRRVFGAQLDWLLPGPLGGQRGPSEIREADTGRILRAAPASPADV from the coding sequence ATGGGACCTGCCAACCCAGCGCTGCGCCGCATCCGCGATGCCGTCCTCGCCGGGGGCGTTGGCGCCTATCCCACCGAGGGGGTCTGGGGGCTTGGGTGTGACCCCCTGAATACCGCCGCTATCCGGCGCCTGATCCGGCTCAAGGGGCGGGGTACGGATAAGGGTCTGATCGTGATCGCCGCGGATACCGCGCAACTCGAAGGTCTGGTGGAATGGCCGGTGCAGGCATCGATCCGCGACACCATGCTCGCGACCTGGCCCGGTCCCGTGACCTGGGTCATGCAGGCCGCTGACGGTCTGCCGGCGCTGCTGACCGGCGGGCGTTCCACCATCGCGGTCCGCGTTACCCGCCATCCGCCGGTGGTTGATCTCTGTCGGCGGGTCGGCTCGGCACTTGTCTCCACCAGCGCCAACCACAGTGGCAGGCCGGCCTGCCGGCGTTCCTGGCAGGTACGACGGGTTTTCGGAGCACAGCTCGACTGGTTACTGCCGGGTCCGCTCGGCGGTCAGCGCGGCCCGTCAGAGATCCGCGAGGCGGATACCGGGCGCATTCTCCGCGCCGCACCGGCATCACCCGCCGATGTATGA
- a CDS encoding DNA topoisomerase I, producing MSHSLVIVESPAKAGTINKYLGKDFEVMASYGHVRDLIAKEGAVDPGQDFAMHYSVVERNAKQVDAIAKATRKADAVYLATDPDREGEAISWHLLELLRERGVVGDKPVHRVVFYEITRDAIREAIEHPRGLSGDLVDAQQARRALDYLVGFNLSPLLWRKITSGLSAGRVQSPALRMIVEREKEIEAFVPQEYWSVEADLLQADTPFVGRLQQLDGGKVEQFTINNAETAENTSKRILEASGADASQPLGEPLPASGQGELLVTRVEKKQRRRNPAAPFITSTLQQEASRKLRFSAQQTMRIAQQLYEGIDTGSGTAGLITYMRTDSVNLSQEAVHGLRAVIEKRFGKDKLPAKPNQYRTRAKNAQEAHEGIRPTDAERAPESLKGHLSEDQYRLYDLIWKRSVACQMIHATIDTVSVDLAAGDVAGFRATGSTVRDPGFMAVYQEGADDRGGDANDRILPPLSEGERIPLTALRPEQHFTEPPPRYSEASLVRALEEYGIGRPSTYASILATLQARNYVTQENRRFKPTDTGRVVTKFLTEHFDRYVDYEFTARMEDQLDAVSRGETEWVPVLRQFWDPFQERIEEKQQVSRSEVMKARELGTDPESGRPVSARLGRYGPFAQIGTREDEEKPRFASLRPGQSIDTITLDQALALFTLPRDLGTTPDGLALSANIGRFGPYVRFGDQFASLKKDDDPYTIGRDRALELVEEKKENIAKRTIQRFDDGALTVMKGRFGPYVTDGRKRAKVPKDREAESLTRDECQALIDEAPEPKGKGGRKKTASGTSKAKTSRKKPSSSS from the coding sequence ATGTCGCATTCTCTGGTTATCGTCGAGTCGCCTGCCAAGGCCGGCACCATCAACAAGTACCTCGGTAAGGATTTCGAGGTGATGGCGTCCTACGGTCATGTCCGTGACCTGATCGCCAAGGAGGGGGCGGTTGATCCCGGGCAGGATTTCGCCATGCACTACAGTGTGGTCGAGCGCAACGCCAAACAGGTGGACGCCATCGCCAAGGCTACCCGCAAGGCGGATGCCGTCTATCTGGCGACGGACCCGGACCGCGAGGGCGAGGCGATTTCCTGGCATCTGCTGGAGCTGCTTCGTGAACGCGGCGTCGTCGGCGACAAGCCCGTGCATCGGGTGGTTTTCTACGAGATCACCCGCGATGCGATCCGCGAGGCCATCGAGCATCCGCGCGGCCTCTCCGGCGACCTGGTCGACGCCCAGCAGGCGCGCCGCGCCCTCGATTACCTGGTGGGGTTCAACCTCTCGCCGCTACTCTGGCGAAAGATCACCAGTGGGCTGTCGGCCGGCCGGGTCCAGTCACCGGCGCTGCGGATGATCGTAGAGCGGGAAAAGGAGATCGAGGCGTTTGTTCCGCAGGAGTACTGGAGCGTCGAGGCCGACCTGCTCCAGGCGGACACGCCATTCGTCGGGCGCCTCCAGCAGCTCGACGGCGGCAAGGTCGAGCAGTTCACGATCAATAACGCCGAAACGGCCGAGAACACGTCGAAACGCATTCTCGAGGCGAGTGGGGCCGATGCCTCGCAGCCGCTCGGTGAGCCGCTGCCAGCGTCCGGTCAGGGCGAGCTGCTGGTGACCCGGGTCGAGAAAAAACAGCGCCGCCGCAATCCTGCGGCACCATTCATCACCTCCACGCTCCAGCAGGAGGCATCGCGCAAGCTGCGCTTTTCCGCCCAGCAGACCATGCGTATTGCCCAGCAGCTCTACGAAGGGATCGATACCGGCAGTGGTACGGCGGGGCTGATCACCTACATGCGGACCGACTCGGTCAATCTCTCCCAGGAGGCCGTCCACGGGCTGCGTGCGGTCATCGAGAAGCGTTTTGGCAAGGACAAACTCCCGGCGAAGCCCAACCAGTACCGGACCCGTGCCAAGAATGCCCAGGAGGCGCATGAGGGTATCCGCCCGACTGACGCCGAGCGGGCGCCGGAATCGCTCAAGGGCCATCTCTCCGAGGATCAGTACCGGCTATACGATCTGATCTGGAAGCGCAGCGTCGCCTGTCAGATGATCCATGCCACCATTGATACCGTCTCGGTCGATCTCGCCGCCGGCGATGTGGCGGGTTTCCGGGCCACCGGGTCCACCGTCCGCGACCCCGGCTTCATGGCGGTCTATCAGGAAGGCGCCGACGACCGGGGTGGCGATGCCAATGACCGCATCCTGCCGCCGCTCAGCGAGGGTGAGCGGATTCCGCTGACGGCGCTGCGCCCGGAACAGCACTTCACCGAGCCGCCGCCGCGGTACTCCGAGGCAAGCCTCGTCCGGGCGCTCGAGGAATACGGCATCGGCCGGCCGTCGACCTATGCCTCGATCCTCGCCACGCTTCAGGCGCGCAATTACGTGACCCAGGAGAACCGGCGGTTCAAGCCCACCGATACCGGGCGGGTGGTGACGAAATTCCTCACCGAGCACTTCGACCGCTACGTCGACTACGAATTTACCGCCCGCATGGAAGACCAGCTCGATGCCGTCTCCCGGGGCGAAACCGAGTGGGTGCCGGTGCTGCGTCAGTTCTGGGACCCCTTCCAGGAGCGCATCGAGGAAAAGCAGCAGGTCTCACGCAGCGAGGTGATGAAGGCGCGCGAGCTCGGTACCGATCCCGAAAGCGGCCGCCCCGTGTCGGCCCGGCTCGGTCGCTACGGGCCGTTCGCCCAGATCGGCACCCGCGAGGACGAGGAAAAGCCGAGATTCGCCAGCCTGCGGCCGGGACAGAGCATCGACACCATCACCCTCGACCAGGCACTGGCACTGTTCACGCTGCCGCGGGATCTGGGCACGACACCGGATGGACTGGCGCTCAGTGCCAACATCGGTCGCTTTGGACCCTATGTGCGCTTCGGCGACCAGTTTGCGTCCCTCAAAAAGGATGATGACCCGTATACGATCGGCCGCGATCGGGCCCTCGAGCTGGTTGAGGAGAAAAAGGAAAACATCGCCAAACGCACCATCCAGCGCTTTGACGATGGCGCGTTGACGGTCATGAAAGGCCGGTTTGGTCCGTATGTGACCGACGGTCGCAAGCGTGCCAAGGTCCCCAAGGACCGCGAGGCGGAGTCCCTCACCCGTGATGAGTGCCAGGCGCTGATCGACGAGGCCCCCGAACCCAAGGGCAAGGGCGGACGCAAGAAGACCGCCAGTGGTACCAGCAAGGCGAAGACCAGCCGCAAGAAGCCCTCATCCAGCAGCTGA